In one window of Saprospiraceae bacterium DNA:
- the dnaB gene encoding replicative DNA helicase: protein MAESLKDALKISQGGLRYKNQENSPLAYERIQPQAIELEETVLGAIMLDKDAISIVLDILQPESFYKPAHQKIYQAMVKLFQSSQPIDTLTVREILHKSNQLEEVGGLSFILELANKVASSANLEYHARIVAQKFVQRELIRISTGIIQDSFEDSKDVFDLLDAAEQGLYDITDKYLRRGYESVGSLIRLAKHRLETMIHHESGISGVASGFPELDKITSGWQRSNLIIVAARPGMGKTAFTLAMGRNAAMDFNVPVALFSLEMNNLELVNRLLSMESEIEGGKMRNGKLDEDDWTKLNHSITKLGEAPIYIDDTPSLNVFELRAKCRRLHQQYKIGLVIIDYLQLMTIGGADKKGSREQEISTISRALKSLAKEINIPVIALSQLNRAAETQTKENKRPQLSNLRESGAIEQDADMVLFIYRPDYYDLETNYDMPKGSTELIIAKHRNGATGTVNLRFIDKYAKFVPADNPFDPFSHMSSSTPNVIIKQSAMNDEEPTPF from the coding sequence ATGGCCGAATCCCTAAAAGACGCATTAAAAATAAGCCAGGGCGGACTGCGCTATAAAAACCAGGAAAACAGTCCTCTGGCCTACGAACGCATTCAACCGCAAGCCATTGAGCTCGAAGAAACCGTGCTTGGCGCCATCATGCTCGACAAGGATGCCATATCTATCGTATTGGATATCCTGCAGCCAGAAAGTTTTTACAAACCGGCCCACCAAAAGATTTACCAGGCCATGGTCAAGCTCTTTCAGTCGAGCCAACCTATAGATACCCTTACCGTCCGAGAGATCCTGCACAAAAGCAACCAACTCGAAGAAGTCGGCGGACTCTCCTTCATCCTCGAACTGGCCAATAAAGTTGCTTCTTCAGCCAATCTGGAATACCATGCGCGAATTGTCGCACAGAAATTCGTTCAACGGGAACTCATTCGGATTTCAACCGGGATCATCCAGGATTCTTTCGAAGACAGCAAAGACGTATTTGACCTTTTGGATGCAGCCGAGCAAGGGCTGTACGACATCACTGATAAATATCTGCGCAGGGGATATGAGTCCGTAGGTTCCCTTATTCGTCTTGCCAAACACCGGCTCGAAACGATGATCCACCACGAATCGGGAATTTCAGGGGTAGCCAGTGGCTTTCCCGAACTCGATAAAATTACTTCCGGCTGGCAACGCTCAAACCTCATCATTGTCGCCGCACGTCCCGGTATGGGGAAAACAGCATTCACCCTGGCGATGGGTCGAAATGCTGCCATGGATTTTAATGTCCCAGTCGCTTTGTTCTCCCTAGAAATGAACAATCTCGAATTGGTCAACCGTCTGCTTTCTATGGAGTCAGAAATTGAAGGGGGTAAAATGCGAAACGGTAAACTGGATGAAGACGATTGGACCAAACTTAACCATTCGATTACCAAATTGGGCGAAGCGCCCATATACATCGACGACACGCCCTCGCTCAACGTTTTCGAGTTGCGGGCGAAATGCCGCAGGTTGCACCAGCAATATAAAATCGGACTGGTCATCATCGATTACCTGCAATTGATGACCATTGGCGGTGCGGATAAAAAAGGCAGCCGTGAACAGGAAATTTCAACCATCTCTCGTGCTTTGAAAAGTCTGGCCAAAGAAATCAACATCCCTGTCATTGCCTTGTCGCAGTTGAATCGTGCCGCTGAAACCCAAACGAAAGAAAACAAACGTCCGCAGCTCTCCAACCTCCGCGAATCGGGAGCGATCGAACAGGATGCCGACATGGTATTGTTTATTTACCGTCCGGATTACTACGATCTCGAGACCAATTACGATATGCCCAAAGGGAGTACCGAACTCATTATTGCAAAACACCGTAACGGTGCCACAGGTACAGTAAATCTCCGCTTCATCGATAAGTATGCTAAATTTGTTCCGGCCGACAATCCTTTTGATCCATTCAGCCATATGTCTTCTTCAACACCGAATGTGATCATCAAACAATCTGCAATGAACGATGAAGAACCTACGCCATTCTAA
- a CDS encoding glycosyltransferase family 2 protein, with protein MNPAKSYRKLSVVIPVYNEERTIHHILDAIAEVTLPGSLQLEVLLINDCSKDKTEERLMEYMASHPERNYLYRKHDVNKGKGAALHTGIKEATGDLILIQDADLEYDPREYPLLLQPILENKADVVFGSRFIGGKPHRILFFWHSIGNKFLTFLSNVFTNLNLTDMETCYKLFKSEVIQSLDLVERRFGFEPEVTAKISRIKGLRIFEVGISYYGRTYAEGKKINWKDGFRAIYCILKYRFVS; from the coding sequence ATGAATCCAGCCAAGTCCTATCGCAAACTGTCCGTCGTCATTCCCGTGTATAACGAAGAAAGGACCATCCACCACATCCTCGATGCCATTGCAGAAGTTACATTGCCCGGATCGCTGCAACTCGAAGTTCTGCTGATCAACGATTGTTCGAAGGACAAAACCGAAGAGCGGCTGATGGAATATATGGCTTCGCATCCTGAACGGAATTACCTGTATCGCAAACACGACGTCAACAAAGGAAAAGGGGCTGCCCTCCATACGGGCATCAAAGAAGCAACCGGAGACCTCATTCTGATCCAGGATGCAGACCTCGAATACGATCCGCGAGAATATCCCCTATTGCTGCAACCCATACTGGAAAATAAAGCCGATGTCGTTTTTGGTTCGCGTTTTATCGGAGGCAAACCCCATCGAATATTATTTTTCTGGCACTCCATCGGCAATAAATTTCTGACCTTTTTATCAAATGTGTTTACCAATCTGAACCTGACCGATATGGAAACCTGTTATAAACTTTTCAAATCGGAGGTCATTCAGTCGCTGGATCTGGTAGAGCGTCGTTTTGGTTTTGAGCCGGAGGTCACCGCAAAAATATCAAGAATCAAAGGTCTGCGGATCTTCGAAGTAGGTATTTCCTATTATGGCAGAACCTATGCCGAAGGAAAAAAAATTAACTGGAAAGATGGATTCAGAGCTATCTATTGTATCCTCAAATACAGGTTTGTTTCATAA
- a CDS encoding AMP-binding protein, with amino-acid sequence MESRPWLKNYPAGIPANVNTEVFTSLKDFVDVNLEKFAPLKAFTLMGKSMTYSQLNHQSAAFAAYLQYRGLKPGDRIALMMPNLLQYPIAIIGALRAGLIIVNVNPLYTPRELEFILADSEVKAIVLAENFAHNLEKVLGKTKIEVLILTSIGEMLGTFKGALVDFTIRYFKRMVPKFNLANTVSFTTAIRQGSHQALRSVQTQANDLVMLQYTGGTTGISKAAMLSHANVLANIEQIKAVICYYLKEREETTLSPLPMYHIFAFAVNIMAMLSIGANTVLVINPRDIDSVVKAFQSAPISLMTGVNTLYNAMLHHAEFLKSDFKALKVTVAGGMALQSSVADKWKAITGCYLTEGYGLTEASPVVSLNPIDGKGKNGSVGLPVPSTDVRIVDESGRICGPGEAGEIIVKGPQIMMGYFKRQDETDKTVKDGWLYTGDIGYMDADGFFFVVDRKKDMINVSGFNVYPNEIEEVIARHPKVLEVAVIGIPDERCGEAVKAFVVKRESNLSESELKIYCKENLTGYKLPKFYEFRDTLPKTNVGKILRRELRSS; translated from the coding sequence ATGGAATCAAGGCCCTGGTTGAAGAATTATCCTGCTGGGATCCCGGCAAATGTGAATACGGAGGTTTTTACTTCGCTGAAAGATTTCGTCGATGTAAATCTCGAAAAGTTTGCTCCCCTGAAAGCTTTTACCCTGATGGGGAAATCCATGACCTACAGCCAGTTGAACCATCAATCGGCAGCTTTTGCAGCTTATCTTCAATACCGCGGGCTAAAACCGGGTGACCGGATTGCTCTGATGATGCCGAATCTGTTGCAATATCCGATTGCTATTATTGGGGCTTTGAGAGCGGGTTTGATCATTGTTAATGTCAATCCGCTGTATACACCACGCGAACTCGAATTTATATTGGCAGACTCCGAGGTGAAGGCCATCGTGCTGGCCGAAAATTTTGCCCACAATCTCGAAAAAGTTCTTGGCAAAACAAAAATTGAGGTCTTGATATTAACCAGTATAGGAGAGATGCTTGGAACTTTTAAAGGCGCTCTTGTCGATTTCACGATCCGCTACTTCAAAAGAATGGTCCCCAAATTTAATCTGGCCAACACGGTGAGTTTTACTACGGCCATCAGGCAAGGCTCTCATCAGGCTTTGCGCAGCGTTCAAACCCAAGCCAACGATCTGGTGATGTTGCAATATACGGGTGGAACGACGGGAATCAGTAAAGCGGCGATGTTGAGCCATGCCAATGTATTGGCCAATATCGAGCAAATCAAAGCGGTCATTTGTTATTATCTGAAAGAAAGGGAAGAGACAACCTTATCACCTCTTCCCATGTACCATATTTTCGCATTTGCGGTCAACATCATGGCCATGCTTTCCATAGGAGCCAACACCGTTCTTGTCATCAATCCAAGGGATATCGATTCCGTTGTAAAAGCATTCCAGTCTGCTCCGATCAGTCTGATGACCGGGGTGAATACCCTATACAACGCTATGCTGCATCATGCTGAATTTTTAAAATCCGATTTCAAAGCTCTTAAGGTTACAGTTGCAGGAGGTATGGCATTGCAGTCGAGCGTTGCCGACAAATGGAAAGCCATAACGGGCTGTTACCTCACCGAAGGATATGGATTGACGGAAGCATCCCCTGTAGTCAGCCTGAATCCCATCGATGGCAAAGGAAAAAACGGCAGCGTCGGATTACCTGTACCTTCAACAGATGTCAGGATTGTCGATGAATCGGGAAGGATCTGCGGGCCCGGCGAAGCAGGAGAGATCATCGTGAAAGGTCCTCAGATCATGATGGGATATTTCAAGCGCCAGGATGAGACGGATAAAACCGTTAAAGACGGATGGTTGTACACAGGTGATATTGGTTATATGGATGCCGATGGATTTTTCTTCGTGGTCGATCGCAAGAAAGACATGATCAATGTGTCTGGATTCAACGTCTACCCCAATGAAATTGAAGAAGTGATCGCGCGACATCCCAAAGTCCTCGAAGTGGCTGTTATTGGAATTCCCGATGAGCGCTGCGGCGAAGCGGTCAAAGCGTTTGTCGTTAAACGCGAATCCAACCTGTCGGAATCCGAATTAAAAATTTATTGCAAAGAAAATCTCACCGGTTATAAGCTTCCGAAGTTTTATGAATTCAGGGATACGCTTCCGAAAACAAATGTGGGGAAGATTTTACGTCGCGAACTAAGAAGCTCCTAA
- a CDS encoding lycopene cyclase domain-containing protein, translating to MNLPNLKIAIAFVLGFLIFGIPLIVFDIEKSDFIREPGFILHLNFLEGQGLYWMHHLAAGVPVFFFGVVLNFYKYRQAFIRDYLKPMFFVSLIFLSWDVIFNHLGVWGFNESYYLGPKWLGLPVEEWLWFWVIPFCSLFIYEIVKGRVVLPAKMDMGLSWMILAIILVFYFFNLERIYTAWSLGASLFVVLVSIIWPRQGFAVFVLSFLLNLIPMYLFNGMLTGLLTTGALVMYNPMEFSNLRLGSFPMEDLGFGFAYLYGIVLLSKYIKD from the coding sequence GTGAATTTACCGAATCTGAAAATAGCGATTGCATTTGTATTGGGATTTCTGATATTTGGGATTCCCCTGATTGTTTTTGATATCGAGAAATCAGATTTCATTCGCGAACCCGGATTTATACTGCATTTAAATTTTCTGGAGGGTCAGGGACTGTATTGGATGCATCATCTGGCTGCGGGAGTGCCCGTCTTTTTTTTTGGAGTCGTATTGAATTTTTATAAATATCGCCAGGCTTTTATTAGGGATTATTTGAAGCCCATGTTTTTTGTATCGTTGATTTTTCTGAGCTGGGATGTGATCTTTAACCATTTAGGAGTTTGGGGTTTTAATGAAAGCTATTATTTGGGACCGAAATGGCTGGGATTGCCGGTGGAAGAATGGTTATGGTTTTGGGTAATCCCGTTTTGCAGTTTATTTATATATGAAATAGTAAAAGGAAGGGTTGTTTTGCCAGCAAAAATGGATATGGGATTAAGCTGGATGATCCTTGCCATTATTTTGGTTTTCTATTTTTTTAATCTCGAAAGGATTTACACTGCCTGGAGTCTTGGAGCAAGCTTGTTTGTGGTTTTGGTTTCGATCATATGGCCAAGACAAGGATTTGCAGTATTTGTGCTCAGTTTTTTATTAAATCTGATACCGATGTATTTGTTTAATGGAATGCTTACGGGATTATTGACCACAGGAGCACTGGTGATGTACAACCCGATGGAATTTTCGAATTTGCGATTGGGCAGCTTTCCAATGGAAGATTTGGGCTTTGGATTTGCTTATTTGTATGGAATTGTCTTGTTGAGTAAGTATATAAAGGATTGA
- the crtI gene encoding phytoene desaturase: protein MSSKKSVAVIGAGISGLASAIELAHGAYNVTVFEKNESFGGRGRQIEKDGFLFDMGPSWYWMPDIFENFFNDYGKTVSDYYELERLDPSFRIFHRNGTLDVPAGVESCMEVFEKRETGSGTFLRKFLEEAKYKYETGMREFVRKPSLKWSEYFDLKLLKSLFRLQMFQSLQSVVYKNIQDEVLRQWLCFPVLFLGAKPSKTPALYSLMNYAEMVLGTWYPKGGMIRLFEAMYKLACEKGVRFEFQANVQKLVCHDDSVERILVNGREQSFDAVIAAADYQHVDEQLLGQQYRQYPEGYWQSRVMAPSSMLFYLGLNSKIDGLLHHNLFFDTDFDRHAETIYDNPAWPEDPLFYVCVPSITDPEVAPEGKENLFILIPLAAGISDHPEERKKLFNKVMQRLEEHTGVKIRDQIQVSLEMGPSDFVQQYNSYKGNAYGLANTLMQTAVLKPRLRHRRLKNLFFAGQLTHPGPGLPPSLISGQISAKLLKKEMPL from the coding sequence ATGTCATCAAAAAAATCTGTGGCAGTTATTGGGGCTGGCATCAGCGGATTGGCTTCAGCCATTGAATTAGCTCATGGAGCTTATAACGTAACTGTATTTGAGAAAAACGAAAGTTTTGGAGGTCGCGGCCGCCAAATTGAAAAAGACGGATTTTTGTTTGACATGGGTCCCAGTTGGTATTGGATGCCCGATATTTTCGAAAATTTTTTTAACGATTATGGTAAAACCGTTTCAGACTATTACGAACTCGAACGGTTGGATCCATCGTTCAGGATTTTCCATAGAAATGGAACACTGGATGTTCCGGCAGGAGTTGAATCCTGCATGGAGGTATTTGAAAAAAGGGAAACCGGTAGTGGAACCTTTTTACGAAAATTTCTGGAAGAGGCGAAGTATAAATACGAAACCGGAATGCGCGAATTTGTTCGCAAGCCGAGTTTAAAATGGTCTGAATACTTTGATCTCAAGCTACTCAAATCTTTGTTCCGCTTGCAAATGTTTCAATCGTTGCAGTCCGTTGTATATAAAAATATTCAGGATGAAGTTTTGCGCCAATGGTTGTGTTTTCCTGTTTTATTTTTAGGTGCAAAACCATCCAAAACACCCGCATTATACAGCCTGATGAATTACGCTGAAATGGTTTTGGGTACCTGGTATCCGAAAGGAGGAATGATCCGGTTGTTTGAAGCCATGTATAAGCTTGCTTGTGAGAAGGGAGTGCGTTTCGAGTTCCAGGCAAACGTTCAGAAACTGGTATGTCATGATGACTCCGTTGAGCGTATTTTGGTCAATGGACGGGAACAAAGTTTTGATGCAGTGATTGCAGCAGCTGATTACCAGCATGTAGACGAACAGTTGTTAGGACAGCAATACAGGCAATACCCCGAGGGATATTGGCAAAGTCGCGTGATGGCGCCATCTTCGATGTTATTTTATTTAGGATTAAATTCAAAAATAGATGGCCTTTTGCATCATAATTTATTTTTTGATACCGATTTTGATCGGCATGCAGAAACCATTTACGACAATCCTGCGTGGCCAGAAGACCCTTTGTTTTACGTATGTGTTCCTTCCATCACCGACCCCGAAGTGGCACCGGAGGGAAAAGAGAATCTGTTTATTTTAATACCCTTGGCTGCCGGTATCAGCGATCATCCCGAAGAACGCAAGAAATTATTTAATAAAGTGATGCAACGATTGGAAGAACATACCGGAGTAAAGATCAGAGATCAAATCCAGGTGAGTTTGGAAATGGGACCCTCCGATTTTGTGCAGCAATACAACAGTTATAAGGGCAATGCCTACGGCCTGGCAAACACCTTGATGCAGACCGCCGTACTGAAGCCCAGACTCAGACATCGCCGGTTAAAAAATTTATTTTTTGCAGGACAATTGACACATCCCGGACCGGGATTACCTCCATCGCTGATTTCAGGACAAATCAGTGCCAAATTGCTAAAAAAAGAAATGCCTCTATGA
- a CDS encoding DUF2442 domain-containing protein, with translation MNTIRVIKAEHLEEFRIRLKFTDGTVGVVDLKNEIYGPVFEPLHDIEYFKKFSLDTWTICWPNGADFSPEFLYELALKDHKELVKK, from the coding sequence ATGAATACGATAAGAGTCATAAAAGCAGAACACCTTGAAGAATTCAGGATCCGTTTAAAATTTACAGATGGGACCGTTGGTGTTGTGGATCTTAAAAATGAAATCTACGGACCCGTATTTGAACCACTTCATGATATTGAATATTTTAAAAAATTCTCCTTAGATACATGGACCATTTGCTGGCCAAATGGAGCCGATTTTTCACCCGAATTTTTGTACGAGCTTGCTTTAAAAGATCATAAAGAATTGGTAAAGAAATAA
- a CDS encoding phytoene/squalene synthase family protein: protein MSTVYTYRNYSFSASRLLTRTYSTSFSLGIRFLKKELRNAIYGIYGFVRVADEIVDTFGECDKRSVLQKFKQDTYLSIQCGMSTNPVLQAFQETVNRYGIDRDLIEAFFTSMEMDLDKKIYSREELDTYIYGSAEVVGLMCLYVFVEGNETEYQKLKQPARALGSAFQKINFLRDLKSDYEERGRIYFPSIQIHDFSDADKLRIVSEIEEELKWSALGIRQLPCSVRFGVYLAQQYFYALLQTIKQAGASEIISKRFRVSNFRKFLLLVKHGFKYKMGMI from the coding sequence ATGAGTACTGTGTACACTTACCGGAATTATAGTTTTTCGGCGAGCAGACTGCTGACGAGAACATACAGCACTTCATTTTCCCTGGGAATCCGATTTCTCAAAAAGGAACTTAGGAATGCGATCTACGGCATTTACGGATTTGTCCGTGTTGCTGATGAAATTGTGGACACTTTCGGAGAATGCGACAAAAGATCCGTCTTGCAAAAATTTAAGCAAGACACCTATTTATCTATACAATGCGGGATGAGTACAAATCCGGTGTTGCAAGCATTTCAGGAAACGGTAAACCGATATGGCATCGACCGGGATTTGATCGAGGCCTTTTTTACGAGCATGGAAATGGATTTAGATAAGAAGATTTATAGCCGTGAAGAATTGGATACTTATATCTATGGATCTGCAGAAGTTGTGGGGCTCATGTGTTTGTATGTGTTTGTAGAAGGAAATGAAACGGAATATCAAAAATTAAAACAACCGGCAAGAGCCTTGGGTTCTGCATTTCAGAAGATCAATTTCTTAAGAGACCTCAAGAGTGATTATGAAGAACGGGGACGTATTTATTTTCCATCCATACAAATTCATGACTTCAGCGACGCTGATAAACTGCGCATTGTTTCTGAGATCGAAGAAGAATTGAAATGGAGTGCGCTTGGAATCAGACAATTGCCTTGCAGCGTGCGGTTTGGTGTATATCTTGCACAGCAATATTTTTATGCCTTGCTACAGACCATAAAGCAGGCAGGAGCTTCGGAGATCATTTCAAAAAGATTCAGGGTATCAAATTTCAGAAAATTTCTACTCCTGGTAAAACATGGTTTCAAATACAAAATGGGAATGATTTAA
- a CDS encoding rRNA pseudouridine synthase gives MKNLRHSKKNFTPKEKDTSSDFRLNKYIAHCGICSRRDAAALVKSGQILVNDKVEENPAYLVQAQDKVKYQGKLLKRERTKIYLLLNKPKNVITTLDDERGRRTVYDLIKSEIQERVYPVGRLDRNTTGLLILTNDGDLAQKLSHPSYKIKKLYHAKLNKALTKRDFEAIVQGVMLEDGIAEVDSLDYVQEKKDEIGIQIHSGKNRIVRRIFEKLGYEVEKLDRVLFAGLTKKNLPRGHYRPLTEQEVINLKHFRSR, from the coding sequence ATGAAGAACCTACGCCATTCTAAAAAGAATTTCACTCCTAAGGAAAAAGATACATCTTCTGATTTTCGGCTGAATAAATACATCGCCCATTGCGGGATATGTTCCAGACGGGATGCCGCAGCTCTGGTGAAAAGCGGTCAAATCCTGGTCAACGATAAAGTCGAAGAAAATCCAGCCTACCTGGTTCAGGCTCAGGACAAGGTGAAATATCAGGGCAAACTTCTCAAAAGAGAACGTACAAAAATTTACCTGCTGCTGAATAAACCCAAAAATGTGATCACAACGCTCGACGACGAACGTGGAAGAAGAACGGTTTACGATCTGATCAAATCAGAAATTCAAGAACGCGTCTATCCGGTAGGCCGCCTCGACCGAAATACAACCGGTCTGCTGATACTCACCAACGACGGCGATCTTGCGCAAAAACTTTCACACCCCTCCTACAAAATAAAAAAACTGTATCACGCCAAATTAAATAAAGCCCTCACGAAAAGAGATTTTGAAGCCATCGTTCAGGGAGTTATGCTTGAAGATGGAATTGCCGAAGTAGACAGCCTGGATTACGTCCAGGAAAAAAAAGATGAAATAGGGATCCAAATCCACAGTGGAAAAAACCGCATTGTGCGTCGTATTTTCGAAAAACTGGGTTATGAAGTCGAAAAACTCGATCGCGTTTTATTTGCAGGACTTACTAAAAAAAATCTGCCCAGAGGGCATTATCGGCCACTGACCGAACAAGAAGTGATCAACCTAAAACATTTTCGTTCCAGATGA
- the rpsA gene encoding 30S ribosomal protein S1, translated as MLDEKNLNPDEIKDEDIESSTPIQEEKEDLIEEIVDLEVLVNPDEIVGAHDEFDWSIGSRNSLNYTDDQRKSYTKDYNSTFNSIMDGQVLMGRVAGVTGNSVILDINYKSDGLIAKTEFRDMEVKTGDLIEVYVEKTEDEKGHLVLSRKKAKLLRAWENLVDSYKNGTVIKGTVISKTKGGLIVDCNGLETFLPGSQIDIKPITDYDSYVGKLMEFKVVKINETIKNAVVSHKALIEGDLQEQREQIISTLEKGQVLEGTVKNITDFGAFLDLGGVDGLLYITDISWGRINHPMEVLEKNQKVNVVVLDFDENKRRISLGLKQLQPHPWDVMSQDIIEGSTVKGKIVNIEDYGAFLEIQAGVEGLIHVSEVNWNSQPVHAKDFFFLGQELEAKVVTVDREERKMSLSLKQLTEDPWTKIYEKFPQGSRHIGVVKNLTPYGVFVELTEGIGGMVHISDLSWTKRYNHPSEYTKVGNNLDILILEIDAENRKLSLGHKQLEENPWDTFENVFPVGSYHEATVIRKDDRGYTVQLPYGLEAYAPVKHMKKEDNSQAAIDEHLTVKVIEFNRDDKKIMVSHARYLEDIKKTADENVKKDSKEGDAPKVRKAPEKPQSKIEISTLGELEGFASLKEQFRDAQSKPQPVAEVPAVEEKVEETTSAPAADLPVEAEVTAEPEESVEAVKPAKKAKATKGDDLKIIEGIGPKIAELLAADGIDSFQSLANASIEQLQAVLEKGGSRYKMHDPGTWAQQAGLAAAEDWDALKALQESLKGGKAE; from the coding sequence ATGTTGGATGAAAAAAATTTAAACCCCGATGAAATCAAAGACGAGGACATCGAATCGAGTACCCCGATTCAGGAAGAAAAAGAAGATCTCATTGAAGAAATCGTCGACCTGGAAGTCCTGGTAAACCCCGATGAAATCGTGGGCGCCCACGACGAATTCGATTGGTCCATCGGTTCAAGGAATTCCCTGAATTATACAGACGATCAGCGTAAATCCTATACAAAAGATTACAATTCGACTTTTAACTCGATCATGGATGGCCAGGTACTTATGGGCCGTGTTGCCGGGGTGACCGGAAACAGCGTGATATTGGACATCAATTACAAGTCAGATGGATTGATTGCCAAAACGGAATTCAGGGATATGGAAGTCAAAACCGGAGACCTGATTGAAGTTTATGTAGAAAAAACAGAAGACGAAAAAGGACATTTGGTTCTTTCCCGGAAGAAAGCCAAACTCCTCAGAGCATGGGAAAATCTGGTAGATTCCTATAAAAACGGAACCGTCATTAAAGGTACGGTGATCAGCAAAACCAAAGGAGGTTTGATAGTCGATTGCAACGGATTGGAAACCTTCCTTCCGGGATCCCAGATCGATATCAAGCCGATTACTGATTACGACTCCTATGTAGGTAAACTGATGGAATTTAAAGTGGTTAAGATCAACGAGACCATTAAAAATGCCGTGGTTTCGCACAAGGCGCTCATTGAAGGCGATCTTCAGGAGCAGCGGGAGCAGATCATCTCTACCCTTGAAAAAGGACAGGTTCTGGAAGGTACCGTTAAAAATATCACCGATTTCGGAGCGTTTCTGGATCTGGGAGGAGTCGACGGTTTACTTTACATCACGGATATTTCCTGGGGAAGGATCAACCACCCGATGGAAGTCTTGGAGAAAAATCAAAAAGTCAACGTGGTCGTACTGGATTTCGACGAGAACAAAAGGCGTATTTCTTTGGGCTTGAAGCAATTGCAACCTCATCCATGGGATGTTATGTCTCAGGACATCATCGAAGGATCTACAGTGAAAGGAAAAATTGTCAACATCGAAGATTATGGAGCATTTTTGGAAATTCAGGCAGGTGTGGAAGGTTTGATACACGTTTCAGAGGTGAATTGGAATAGTCAGCCGGTGCATGCGAAGGATTTCTTCTTTTTGGGACAGGAACTCGAAGCAAAGGTTGTGACTGTGGATCGCGAAGAGCGCAAAATGTCGCTTTCCCTGAAACAACTTACGGAAGATCCATGGACCAAGATTTACGAGAAATTCCCTCAGGGTTCCAGACATATCGGTGTGGTCAAAAATCTCACCCCTTATGGTGTTTTCGTAGAACTTACGGAGGGGATTGGAGGAATGGTACACATTTCTGATCTTTCCTGGACGAAGAGGTACAATCATCCTTCTGAATATACCAAAGTGGGCAACAATCTGGACATCCTGATTCTGGAGATCGATGCTGAAAACAGGAAATTATCGCTTGGACACAAGCAACTGGAAGAAAACCCATGGGATACATTTGAAAACGTTTTCCCGGTAGGTTCATACCACGAAGCCACAGTAATTCGCAAGGACGACCGGGGTTACACTGTTCAATTGCCTTATGGATTGGAAGCCTACGCACCTGTCAAACACATGAAGAAGGAAGACAATTCACAGGCAGCCATCGACGAGCACCTGACCGTAAAAGTGATTGAATTTAACAGAGACGATAAGAAAATCATGGTTTCTCATGCCAGATATCTCGAGGATATTAAAAAGACGGCAGATGAGAATGTCAAAAAGGATAGCAAAGAAGGCGATGCTCCAAAAGTTAGAAAAGCACCGGAGAAGCCACAGTCTAAAATTGAAATTTCAACTTTAGGAGAATTGGAGGGATTTGCGTCACTTAAAGAACAATTCCGCGACGCCCAATCTAAACCGCAACCCGTAGCTGAGGTTCCTGCTGTGGAGGAAAAAGTGGAAGAAACAACCAGTGCTCCAGCTGCTGATTTACCTGTGGAGGCAGAAGTGACAGCAGAGCCGGAAGAATCCGTTGAGGCTGTAAAACCTGCTAAGAAGGCAAAAGCAACCAAAGGAGATGACCTGAAAATCATTGAAGGCATCGGACCGAAAATTGCTGAACTGCTCGCTGCAGATGGAATTGACAGTTTCCAATCTTTGGCCAATGCCAGTATTGAACAACTCCAGGCAGTACTTGAGAAAGGAGGTTCGCGTTACAAGATGCACGATCCGGGGACCTGGGCTCAGCAAGCTGGTTTAGCAGCGGCAGAAGACTGGGATGCCTTAAAAGCACTTCAGGAAAGCCTTAAAGGAGGAAAAGCTGAATAA